The Pseudomonas bijieensis DNA window GTTGCACGAGGCTTCGGCGAGACCCTGAGACGTGGCGTCTCACACGGGCCGAACAACCGGTCGAGCTTGTCTGTACCCGGCGAACGGCGCTTAATGTGCGCACAACGATAAGAAGCTGAATCGGAGGCCCCTATGCTTTCCGCTCACTCCCGGGCGCACGTGGATTGCGTCAGTCGCGTGGTGAAAAACGCGAACCAATTGCCACAGCTGCCCGTCCCGGACCTGATCCTCGATTCCTGGCGCCGGTCCCTGGAGCAACATCACCTGGACCCCGGTTCGTTGCAGGGCCCGCGCATCCTCTCCCAGGACGTGCTCAAGCAATGCCGCGAACGCTCCGAGCTGTTCCTCAATATCGCCAGCGAAGAAGTCGCCCGCCTGCATGGCCGAGTGCGCGATGCCGACTACTGCGTGCTACTGACCGATGCCCAGGGCCAGACCATCGACTATCGAGTGGAAACCACGATCCGCAACGACTGCCGCAAGGCCGGCTTGTACCTGGGCACCTGTTGGTCGGAGGGCGAAGAAGGCACCTGTGGCGTGGCGGCGGTGCTCACGGCCAAGGCCCCGGTGACGGTGCACAAGCGCGACCATTTCCGCGCGGCGTTCATTGGCCTGACCTGCTCCGCCGCGCCGGTGTTCGACCCCCAGGGTGAATTGCTCGGGGTATTGGACGTCTCGGCGGTGCGCTCGCCGGACGATCGACGCTCGCAGCACCTGATACGGCAAATGGTGGTACAGAGCGCCCGAGAGATCGAACAGGCGTTTTTCATGAGCAGCGCCCAGGGCTACTGGGTGCTGCGGGCCCATCGCAACCCCGGCTACGTCGACAGCCAGCCGGACTTCCTGTTCGCTTGGGACGACGACGGCTGCCTGCAAGCCCTGAACCCCGCCGCCCGCCAGTACCTGCTGCAACATTACGGGCAGTTGCCGCAACACATCGGCCAGGTGTTCGACCAGCAACTGCTGCACCGTGCCCGGGACGAAAGCCTCTGCCCGCTCGACCACGCCATGCATGGCCGCTTGAGCGCGCCACGCCATCGGGCCAGTACGCGTCCGCGGGTTGCGCTGAACCCGTCCGAGATCGACCCGCGCCTGGCCGACAGCCTGCGTCTGGCGGTGCGGGTCAAGGATCGCAACCTGCCGGTGCTGATCCAGGGCGAAACCGGTTCCGGCAAGGAAGTCTTCGCCCGCCAGTTGCACCAGGCCAGCCAGCGTCGTGATCGTCCATTCGTGGCGTTGAACTGCGCCGCCATTCCCGAAAGCCTGATCGAGAGCGAATTGTTCGGCTACGTCGCCGGCGCTTTCACCGGCGCCTCGGCCAAAGGCATGCAGGGCCTGTTGCAACAGGCCGATGGCGGTACCTTGTTCCTGGATGAAATCGGTGACATGCCGCTGGCCTTGCAGACCCGCCTGCTGCGGGTACTGGCCGAGGGTGAAGTGGCGCCGCTGGGGGCATCGCGCCGCAAGGCCGTGGACATCCAGGTGATCTGCGCCACCCACCGCGACCTGGAAACACTGGTGGCCGCCGGCGAGTTTCGCGAGGACCTGTATTTCCGCCTGGGTGGCGCACGCTTCCAACTGCCACCGTTGCGCGAACGCAGCGATCGGTTGGCGCTGATCAATCGGATTCTTGTCGAGGAGTCAGCGCTGTGCGGAGAAACGGTGCAATTGAGCGGCGCAGCCCTGGAATGTCTGCTCGGTTACCACTGGCCGGGCAATGTCCGCCAGTTGCGCCATGTGCTGCGCTATGCCTGCGCGGTGTGCGAAGCCAGCGTGATCCAACTCAGCCACCTGCCCGAGTCAATGCACGGGACAGACTCCACCGATCACGGGCCGGAGCCAAGTGCCAGCCCGGAACGCCAGGCGTTGCTCGATGCGTTGGTGCGTCATCGCTGGAAACCCACCGCCGCCGCCCGGGCCCTGGGCATTTCCCGGGCGACCCTGTATCGACGGGTGCACCAGCATGGCATCGAAATGCCTGGCCGCAGCCCGGCTTGAGGGCCTACCGGCGCGCCAGCTCATGGCGGACGCATTGCTCGTAGTAGGTCTGCTTGACCGCCGCGGGTTTGAGACGCGACGCGCTGTTGTAGGTCTGTTCGATAATGCCCAGGGCGGTCATGCGCATCCAGGGCCGGGGAAACTTGCGCACTTGCAGCTTCTTCCGCGCGCCGTACAGGCTGACGCCAGACAGCTTCGACGCCTGCGCGCCCGCCGCAATGTCCGAACCCCAGCGGCACACCGATTGCTGGTTCTGCGTCAGCGCCCTGGCCTGGGCCTCAAGCGAGACGGCGGCCAGGAGAAACGTCGTTACGACCCACATAGAAATACGCATAGGTTTGTCGCCCAACTTTCTGAAAGGAAAGAAGTTTGACCGTATACAAATGAGCAAGGGGCCAGCATTTGAACAGGCCCCCTGTCTGCCTGGCACGCCGCGTTGGCGTTGCGTTCCTGAGGCCGCTTCGCAGCCCAGCGGGAACAAGCTCCCTCGCCACGGGTATTGGCTTGCCTTCATCCACTGCAATGGCTGCCCAGGCGATAGCCATCCTACAAACAGGTAGAGGTTATTAGATTAACTTATTGAAAATAAACAAATTTAACTTGAACTCCAACTACCTACCCTAGTGACGCGAAAATCTAGAAAATGGTAGAGATCAAATTACTAACCAATTGAAATAAAACAACTTTAATGAAAAATACCTATCCTGTGGCGAGGGAGCTTGCTCCCGCTGGGCTGCGAAGCAGCCCCCAAGAAAGCACTGACAACTCGATATGTCAGATAAGCAGCGGACAACCTCCCTCGCCACGGTTCATCAGCCCGCCTTCGCTTCCTGCAGCAGTTGCTGGATCACCTGCTCCTGCTCGTCATAACGTCCCTCGCCAAAGTGGCTGTAGCGCACCTGCCCCTTGGCATCGATGAAGTAATGGGCTGGCCAATACTGGTTGTTGAAGGCACGCCAGATCGCATACTGATTGTCGATCGCCACCGGGTAGTGGATGTCCAGCTTGCGCACCTGCTCGCGCACGTTGTCGATGATCTTCTCGTAGCCGTATTCCGGGGTATGGACGCCGATCACCACCAGCCCGTCCTTTTCATACTTCTTCGCCCAACCGTTCACATAGGGCAAGGTGTGTTGGCAGTTGATGCAGTCATAGGTCCAGAAATCCACCAGCACCACCTTGCCCCGCAGTGACTCGCTGCTCAGCGGCGGCGAGTTCAACCACTGCACCGCACCGTCCAACGCGGGCATGGTGCCCTGGGATTCGAGGGTCGGCATGGAACTCGCCCCGGCCTTGCTCACCACATAGTCGATGGCCTTGGGCACGTTTTCCAGCAAGCTTTTTTCCAAGGTGGTCGACTGTTGAGATGAAGTCGCCGCCAACAACCGGTCATCCGTCCCGGTGCCAATCGCCACGGCCGCCAGCAACACCACCACTCCCGTTCCCCGGCGCAGCCAGGTGGTGATCGGCAGCGAGAGTTTCAGGCGACCGACCAGTCCCCGCCCTGCCAGGATCAACGTCCCCAGGGACAAGGCACTGCCCAGGCCGTAGGCGAGCAACAGCAGGCTGGTTTGTGTGCTGGCGCCTTGCAACATGGCGCCGGTCAGGATCACTCCGAGTATCGGTCCGGCGCACGGAGCCCAGAGCAGCCCGGTGGCCACCCCGATCAGCACTGACGCCACGGGTCCGGCCATGCGCCCGGCACCGGCGTCCAGGCGATTGCCCAAGCTGACCAGCGGCCGCGCCAGCCAGGTTCCGACCCGGCTGAAGATCAGCGACAAGGCGAACACCACCATCACCGCCAAGGCGACTTGCCGGCCGACGCTGCTGGCGCGCACCACCCACTCGCTGCTGACCACCGCCAGGCTGGAGACCAGGGCAAACGTCAGCACCATGCCGCCGAGGGTCAGCAGCACCGAGCCGCGAGAGCGATCGGCCCGGGCGAACAGAAACGGCACCACCGGAAGAATACAGGGGCTGAGGATCGTCAGGATCCCGCCGAGAAAAGCGATCAGAAGCATGGCAATACCTCACTATAAAAGGCCGACGCAAACCCTGTGGCGAGGGAGCTTGCTCCCGCTGGGCTGCGAAGCGGCCCCGAAAGTGACTGACAACACGGTGTGTCAGACCCATACAGGGGGCCGCTTCGCGCCCCAGCGGGAGCAAGCTCCCTCCCTCGCCACAAAAACAGGTCAGTTCTGGTTGCTGCAGTTATCGGAAAGCTTGCGATAGTTCAGCGCTTGCTTGTGGCCCGTGGAGTCCAGATAGGTCATGTGGGCGTTGACCACACCGCAGGTCGGCTGGGCGTCTTCGCTAAGGGAGAGCACTTTCTGGATGTCCAGGTGGGTGCCGTAGGTGTAGGTTTGCGCCGGCACGTTGCTTTCGGCCCGAGCCGACAGCGTGCAAATATTCAGTGCAGCGAAGAGGCAGGCGGCGTAGATGGCTTTGGTGTTCATGGCGATTCCTCGATTCAATGGGTGTTTATCTGCCGAGGCCTGTTGTGTCGCCTCGATGGGTGCCATTGAATGCCGCGCAGGTATCGCGCCTGTATCGAGCCAGGGGGCCTTTTGCATCGCTGTGTATCCACCGCGCGACAGATACACTGCAATACAAACCGTCGCGAGCCGGGCCGGCCGGCGTCTGTAGACTGATCACAACGAAACGCCGAGGGGGCTGAACACCATGGATCATGTCGATCACGTGTTGATAGTGGATGACGATCGCGAGATCAGAGAGCTGGTTGGCAATTACCTGAAAAAGAACGGCCTGCGCACCACCGTGGTTGCCGATGGCCGGCAGATGCGCGCCTTCCTGGAAACCACCCCGGTGGACCTGATCGTGCTGGACATCATGATGCCCGGCGATGATGGCCTGGTGCTGTGTCGGGAACTGCGTGCCGGCAAGCACAAGGCCACGCCGGTGCTGATGCTCACCGCCCGCAACGACGAGACCGACCGCATCATCGGCCTGGAGATGGGCGCCGACGATTACCTGGTCAAGCCCTTCGCCGCCCGCGAGCTGCTGGCGCGCATCAATGCCGTGCTGCGCCGCACCCGCATGCTGCCGCCCAACCTGGTGGTCACCGAAAGCGGTCGCTTGCTGGCGTTCGGGCGCTGGCGCCTGGACACCACCGCCCGTCACCTGCTGGACACCGACGGCACCATGGTGGCCTTGAGTGGTGCCGAGTATCGTTTATTGCGGGTATTTCTCGACCATCCGCAACGGGTGCTCAACCGCGACCAATTGCTTAACCTGACCCAGGGCCGGGACGCCGACCTGTTCGATCGTTCCATCGACCTGCTGGTCAGCCGCCTGCGCCAGCGTCTGTTGGACGATGCCCGGGAGCCGGCCTACATCAAGACCGTGCGCAGCGAAGGCTACGTGTTCTCGCTGCCGGTGGAGATCCTCGAGGCATCGGTATGAGCCTGTCGCTGCGCTGGCCGCGGACGCTCGCCTCCAGGCTGTCGCTGATCTTCCTGATCGGCCTGATCCTGGCCCAGGGCCTGTCCTTCGGCGTCCAGTACTACGAGCGCTACCAGAGCGCCAGGTCGACCATGCTCGGCAACCTGGAAACCGACGTCTCGACCTCCGTCGCCATTCTCGACCGCCTGCCTGCCGCCGAGCGCCCGGCCTGGCTGCCAAAACTCGCCCGGCGCAACTACGGCTACCTGCTCGGTGAAGGCCAGCCCGGCCAACCGATGGACCTGGCCGACGCGCCGATCTCGGTCAGTTCGATCCAGGAAGCCATCGGCCAGGCCTATGGCCTGACCTTCCAACAGATCCCCGGGCCGCAAATGCACTATCAGGCGCATTTGCGCCTGAGGGACGGCAGCCCGCTGACCATCGACGTACGCCCGGCGATGACACCCCTCTCTCCCTGGCTGCCGATGGTGTTGCTGGGGCAGTTGGCGCTGCTGATCGGCTGCACCTGGCTGGCCGTGCGCATCGCCGTCGGTCCCCTGACCCGGCTGGCCCAGGCGGTGGAAACCCTCGACCCGAACGCCCATAGCGTGCGCCTGGACGAAAAAGGCCCGACCGAAGTGGTGCACGCGGCCAAGGCGTTCAATGCCATGCAGGACCGCATCGCAGCCTACCTCAAGGAGCGCATGCAGTTGCTGGCAGCGATTTCCCATGACTTGCAGACGCCCATCACGCGCATGAAATTGCGCGCCGAATTCATGGACGAAGGGATCGAACGGGACAAATTGTGGAGCGACTTGAGCGAAATGGAACATCTGGTGCGTGAAGGCGTGGCCTATGCCCGTAGCATTCACGGCGCCACCGAGGCCAGTTGCCGGATCAGCCTGGATGCATTTCTCGACAGCCTGGTGTTCGACTACCAGGACACCGGCAAGGACGTGCAACTGTCCGGGAAAAACGCTGCCGTGATCGACACCCGCCCCCATGCCTTGCGCCGGGTGCTGGTCAACCTGGTGGACAACGCCTTGAAATTCGGCGGCGCAGCGCAGATCCAGGTGCAACAGACCGACAACGGGCAACTGGCGATCCAGGTGCTGGACCATGGCCCCGGCATCAGCGAGCAGGAGCTGGCCGAGGTGCTCAAGCCGTTCTACCGGGTGGAGAGAGCTCGCGCAACCGGGAAACCGGCGGCACCGGCCTGGGCTTGGCCATCGCCCAGCAATTGGCGATCGCCATGGGCGGCTCACTGACCCTGAGCAACCGCGACGGCGGCGGCCTGTGCGCCGAGTTGCGCCTGAACCGCGACGGTCTCTCCCAGGCGTAGGTCCAAGTGTGGGAGCGGGCTTGCTCGCGAAAGCGGTGTGTCTGGCAGTATCAATGTTGAATATGCAGCCGTCTTCGCGAGCAAGCCCGCTCCCACAATGTTCCGAGGCGCTACAAATATTGATGCCTTACCCATTCCCCCTGTGGGAGCGAGCCTGCTCGCGATAACGGTGTGTCAGCCAATACCTGTTCGACTGACCTGACGCCATCGCGAGCAGGCTCGCTCCCACAGGGGTTGGGTATTTAATTGGATGCGGGTTTGTATGCCAGTGTGTCTGCGGCTAATCGGCATACACAAACTTGCACAGTCCTGCATTGCGGACACACCCCACTTACACCGGCTTGAAAGACTCCCCTCGTATCCCCGGCGACTATCACGACCGGGCCTCGACATCCAAGGAGCCTTTTACATGTCTACCGCAACTGCATCCCCCTTTCGTTACCAAGGTTGGTCGCTGTTCAGCCTGCTCGCCGCCCTGGTGCTGCTGATGACCGGGTTGATCCTGGTCCTCAATCCGGACCTGGCCGAAGGCGTACGCAGTGCCATTCGCGCCACGGCTCGCTCGTCCTTCGCCTTGTTCCTGCTGGCCTTCACCGCCTCGGCCTTCGCGGTACTGGTTCCCGCGCCCCTGAGCCGGTCGCTGGTGCGTGAACGACGCTTCATCGGGCTGGCCTTTGCCTTCTCCCATCTAGTCCATGCCGTGCTGATCTACAGCTACGGCCAGCTCAATCCCGAGTTCTGGCCCGGCCGCACCATCCTCGGCAACGTGCCCGGCACCGTGGGCTACGTGTTCATCCTGTTGCTGGCCCTGACCTCATTCAAAACCACCACGCGCCTGATCGGTTTCAAGGCCTGGAAACGCCTGCATGTCACCGGTATGTGGGTGCTGGCGGCGATCTTTGCCTATTCCAATTTCAAACGCATCCCCATGAGCGCCTGGTATGTGATGCCCTTCGGCCTGATCTGCGCCGCCACCGCCATCCGCCTGGTGGGCAAGCTGGCCCAGGCCAACAAGCGCCTCCACACCCCGCAACGTGCGGCCTGAGCCCTGGGAGATCATCATGTCTGCAAGAATCTTGAAAACCCTGCCCATCCAGCTCGATCACGCCGGAGCATGGCTCGCGCCGTTGGGCCTGCGCTTGTTCCTGGCCTGGGAGTTCTTCGAGTCCGGCCTGGAGAAATGGAACGGCACGAACTGGTTCGCCGAAATCCAGTCCGCCTTCCCTTTCCCCTTCAACCATGTACCGGCCCATTGGAACTGGGAACTGTCGATGTGGGCCGAACTGGTCTGTGCCATCGCCCTGTTGATCGGCCTGGGCACGCGCCTGTCGGCGCTGGTGTTGATCATCGTCACCGTGGTGGCGACTGCTGCCGTGCATTGGCCGGCGGACTGGTCGAGCTTGAGCGAACTGGCCCAGGGCTATGCGATTACCAATAAAGGCCATGGCAACTTCAAGCTGCCGTTGATTTACCTGGTGGCGTTGTTGCCGTTGGTGTTGCAGGGGGCCGGGAAGTTGAGTGTGGATGCTGTGCTCATGACTGGGCTGCGCCGCAGATAAGACATCATGCCCATCGCTGTGGGAGCGAGCCTGCTCGCGATAGCGGAGTTCCAGTCAATGCAACATTGCTGATCCACCGCCATCGCGAGCAGGCTCGCTCCCACAAGGATTTCGATTATTACGGTTTTGCCCCGACAACCCCTTCTTCCTGCATCCGCCGCAACAGCGCCACGGCGTTGTCCATGAAATCGAATCCACTCACCCCCGCCTCCTGCGCCAACGCCCGCAACTGCTCTCGCCCCGCCAACCCGGGATACTCCTCGATGCGCTGCAGAAGCCGCCAGGCCAACAGGCTGAGTTCGGAAAAGCGCACCTCAAACCCAGGCGTGCGCCGCACCAGCAACAGCGTCGGCTCGGCCGGTGGCGTCGAGGGCTGGTAGTTCGGCGCCAGGCGATGCACAGGCCACTGGTACGCCAGCGGCCAGGCCAGGGGCGAGACACGCAGCGGTGAGTCGAGCAAGGAGGCCTCGTCATGGCTCGACAGCGGCTCGGCCTCGGCTTGCAACAGCACCATCTCGACCCACTCATAGTGCGCCAGCTCCGCCACGAACAACGGCCAGTCCGGCGACGGGTGGGCCGCGAGGTAGCCCACGAACTCTTCGGCGATTTCACCGAACCTGGGCGTGACGCAGCGGTGCTCGCGCAAGAAACGCCGCACGCAGGCACGCCACTTTTCCTGCCCCAGCACGCTCACCAGTACCGGGAAAGTGCCACTGAGCAACGAGCGCATGTTTTCGAAGATCAGGTCGCGGTACACCTGCGCCTGCGCCACATCCATGCCGGCCGGAGCCGGGCACTGTTCAGGATCGCGCAGGTAACGGGTCAACGCCTGTTGCTGTTGGTGTAGCGTCTGCCGGACTTCAGTCATGGGTCACCGCTTGCCGGGTGACGGCCTGGTGTTGCAACTGGCGAATCGTCTGCAACTCAGCCACCAGCGCGGCATAGGGCGGGAAGTTGAAATCCCGTTCAAGCAAGGTCGGCTGCGCGCCGAAACGGGCATAGGCCTGCTCCAGCAGTGCCCAGACCACCGGTTTGACCGGCGCGCCATGGCTGTCGATCTTCAATGTGTCGGACTCGTCGTAGTGCCCGGCCACATGCATCGCCACCACGCGCCCCGGTTCAAGGCCCTGCAGGAACGCCCGGGGATCGAAACCGTGATTGATCGAGTTGACATAGACGTTGTTGACGTCCAGCAACAGGTCGCAATCGGCTTCGCGCAACACCGCCCGGGTGAATTCCAGCTCGCTCATGTCGTGTTGGGGGGCGGCGTAATAGGAGACGTTTTCCACCGCCAGGCGCCGCTCCAGTACATCCTGGGCCTGACGGATC harbors:
- a CDS encoding sigma-54-dependent Fis family transcriptional regulator, translating into MLSAHSRAHVDCVSRVVKNANQLPQLPVPDLILDSWRRSLEQHHLDPGSLQGPRILSQDVLKQCRERSELFLNIASEEVARLHGRVRDADYCVLLTDAQGQTIDYRVETTIRNDCRKAGLYLGTCWSEGEEGTCGVAAVLTAKAPVTVHKRDHFRAAFIGLTCSAAPVFDPQGELLGVLDVSAVRSPDDRRSQHLIRQMVVQSAREIEQAFFMSSAQGYWVLRAHRNPGYVDSQPDFLFAWDDDGCLQALNPAARQYLLQHYGQLPQHIGQVFDQQLLHRARDESLCPLDHAMHGRLSAPRHRASTRPRVALNPSEIDPRLADSLRLAVRVKDRNLPVLIQGETGSGKEVFARQLHQASQRRDRPFVALNCAAIPESLIESELFGYVAGAFTGASAKGMQGLLQQADGGTLFLDEIGDMPLALQTRLLRVLAEGEVAPLGASRRKAVDIQVICATHRDLETLVAAGEFREDLYFRLGGARFQLPPLRERSDRLALINRILVEESALCGETVQLSGAALECLLGYHWPGNVRQLRHVLRYACAVCEASVIQLSHLPESMHGTDSTDHGPEPSASPERQALLDALVRHRWKPTAAARALGISRATLYRRVHQHGIEMPGRSPA
- a CDS encoding cytochrome c biogenesis protein DipZ; translated protein: MLLIAFLGGILTILSPCILPVVPFLFARADRSRGSVLLTLGGMVLTFALVSSLAVVSSEWVVRASSVGRQVALAVMVVFALSLIFSRVGTWLARPLVSLGNRLDAGAGRMAGPVASVLIGVATGLLWAPCAGPILGVILTGAMLQGASTQTSLLLLAYGLGSALSLGTLILAGRGLVGRLKLSLPITTWLRRGTGVVVLLAAVAIGTGTDDRLLAATSSQQSTTLEKSLLENVPKAIDYVVSKAGASSMPTLESQGTMPALDGAVQWLNSPPLSSESLRGKVVLVDFWTYDCINCQHTLPYVNGWAKKYEKDGLVVIGVHTPEYGYEKIIDNVREQVRKLDIHYPVAIDNQYAIWRAFNNQYWPAHYFIDAKGQVRYSHFGEGRYDEQEQVIQQLLQEAKAG
- a CDS encoding DUF2790 domain-containing protein encodes the protein MNTKAIYAACLFAALNICTLSARAESNVPAQTYTYGTHLDIQKVLSLSEDAQPTCGVVNAHMTYLDSTGHKQALNYRKLSDNCSNQN
- a CDS encoding response regulator, producing the protein MDHVDHVLIVDDDREIRELVGNYLKKNGLRTTVVADGRQMRAFLETTPVDLIVLDIMMPGDDGLVLCRELRAGKHKATPVLMLTARNDETDRIIGLEMGADDYLVKPFAARELLARINAVLRRTRMLPPNLVVTESGRLLAFGRWRLDTTARHLLDTDGTMVALSGAEYRLLRVFLDHPQRVLNRDQLLNLTQGRDADLFDRSIDLLVSRLRQRLLDDAREPAYIKTVRSEGYVFSLPVEILEASV
- a CDS encoding ferric reductase-like transmembrane domain-containing protein — its product is MSTATASPFRYQGWSLFSLLAALVLLMTGLILVLNPDLAEGVRSAIRATARSSFALFLLAFTASAFAVLVPAPLSRSLVRERRFIGLAFAFSHLVHAVLIYSYGQLNPEFWPGRTILGNVPGTVGYVFILLLALTSFKTTTRLIGFKAWKRLHVTGMWVLAAIFAYSNFKRIPMSAWYVMPFGLICAATAIRLVGKLAQANKRLHTPQRAA
- a CDS encoding DoxX family protein, whose translation is MSARILKTLPIQLDHAGAWLAPLGLRLFLAWEFFESGLEKWNGTNWFAEIQSAFPFPFNHVPAHWNWELSMWAELVCAIALLIGLGTRLSALVLIIVTVVATAAVHWPADWSSLSELAQGYAITNKGHGNFKLPLIYLVALLPLVLQGAGKLSVDAVLMTGLRRR
- a CDS encoding DUF2063 domain-containing protein → MTEVRQTLHQQQQALTRYLRDPEQCPAPAGMDVAQAQVYRDLIFENMRSLLSGTFPVLVSVLGQEKWRACVRRFLREHRCVTPRFGEIAEEFVGYLAAHPSPDWPLFVAELAHYEWVEMVLLQAEAEPLSSHDEASLLDSPLRVSPLAWPLAYQWPVHRLAPNYQPSTPPAEPTLLLVRRTPGFEVRFSELSLLAWRLLQRIEEYPGLAGREQLRALAQEAGVSGFDFMDNAVALLRRMQEEGVVGAKP